DNA sequence from the Pedobacter sp. W3I1 genome:
TCTTAACCTTTCATCCAAATATTCACCAGCTGTCATATCGCTATAAGCTTTAGGGTGTTCGGCATCAATGGTTGATGGTAAACTGGTTAAATCCATATCGCTGCGCGGGTGTAAAAAGAATGGAACAGAGAAACGTGAAGTTTTCATCAACTCACGGGGTGGGTTTACCACTCTATGTGTCGTCGATTTTAATTTGTTATTGGTTAAACGCTGTAACATATCACCCACATTCACTACAATATCCGTATGATGTGCTTTAATTGGTAACCATTCATTGCTTCGGGTTAACACTTCAAGGCCATCGGCACTGGCACCAATTAACAAGGTGATCAGGTTAATGTCTTCATGTGCACCTGCGCGTACCGCGTCATCAGGAATGGTTTCAGGATTTTCGATTGGGAAGTAGTGGATACCTCTTAAAATAGAATTTCCATTATGAACATGTTTATCAAAATAATTGATGGGTAATTCTAAATAGGTTGCAATGGCGCGCAATAAGTGTGTGCCATTTTCTTCCAGTTTTTTATAGATATCGCCCGTTACCTTGTTAAATTCTGGTAATTCCTCTAAAATCTCGTTATCAGGGTATTCATTTTTAACCGGATCGCCATCAGTTACTTCCTGCCCGATTTGCCAAAACTCTTTTAAATCTGGTGTTTTAGCGCCTTTAGCGGTTTCTTTACCTGCGCTGGTATAACCGCGTTGGCCTGCCAATTCTGGTTTTTCGTATTTCCTTTTGATTTCAACGGGTAACGCAAAGGCAGCTTTAATGTTCTCGTAAAGTTTATCAATTAATTCCTGGCTTAAACCATGATTGGTAATGGTAACAAAACCCGAATCGTTAAAAGCCCGGCCTAGTTCATCCGAAAATTTTTTGCGGTCTTCTGCTGAACCATTGATGTAAGAGCCTAAATCTAAACAAGGAATATACGGTGTAGACATAATTTTATATTTAATGTTGTACTAATTTAAAAAGAATTGTTAATAACTGCGTTTAGCTTGTGTGTTAAGTGTTTAATAAATTAATATACAGTTTTTTAAGTTATTAACAAAATTGCAAAAGCTAGGTAATATTCAATTGTCACACTAAATCCATTATAATTTAAACGTAAACCAGGCCTTGTTTAATTTCGTATAATTAACAAGAAAATAACTTGATGAACTGTAAAGTGTATTGGTTATTTACGACTAATAAAATAAACACAAAATGAAACCATCATGATTTACCATATCAACAATCAGATAAAAAAATCATGATAGCTTCATTACGAATGAAAATAAATAAACACAAAATGAAAAAAATAATTTTAATTCTATTATCGGTTTTAGCTTTGAATCAAACTCAGGCACAGGGAAAAAAAACCGAAAAAGCAACCTTCGGAATGGGCTGCTTTTGGTGTACCGAAGCTATATTTCAAAGGTTAAAAGGGGTGATTTCAGTGAAATCTGGTTACGAAGGCGGTACCTTAACCAATCCAACTTACGAGGAAGTGTGTACAGGTGCTACCGGGCATGCCGAGGTTTTGGAAATTACTTATAACCCAATGGTAATCTCTTACGATGACTTGTTAGAAGTTTTTTGGAAAAGCCACGATCCTACAACATTAAACCGTCAGGGTGCCGATAGTGGTACGCAATATCGTTCCGTAGTTTTTTATCATACAGCAGAGCAAAAAGCTTTGGCAGAAAAGTACAAAGCAGAGTTGAATAAAACCAATGCTTATGGTAAAAAAGTGGTAACGGCTATAGAAGCGGCCAAACCTTTTTATATTGCAGAAAATTACCATCAGAATTATTTTAACAAAAACGGAAGTGAGCCGTATTGTAGATTAGTAATCCAGCCAAAAATAGAGAAACTAGAAAAAATATTTAAAGCGAAGCTTAAAAACTGATAAGCGTGGTTAGCTAAGGTTGTATTATAAATATATATGTCATCCTGAGCTTGTGGAAGGACTTGTTTAAATACTCTTAAAGGTGTTTCGACAGGCTCAACATGACAGCATCTGAGCTGAAATCGTCTTTATGATACAATCTCTTTTGTTATCTTAGGAATTTAAACTTCTATCTATGATAAAAAGAATAGTGCTTAATATCAATACTCAAAAAATTGAAGAAGCTGCTAGTTTCTACAAAGATGTTTTAGGGCTTGATTTAATGATGGATCATGGTTGGATCTCCACTTATGGTGCGGCAGGGCAGAAAATGGATGTGCAGATCAGTTTTGCTTCCGAAGGTGGGTCGGGTACTCCGACACCAGATCTATCCATCGAAGTTGAAAATGTTGATGACATATTAGAGAAAGTCAAAGCAGCCGGATTTCCCATCGAATATGGTCCGGTTGATGAACCATGGGGTGTTAGGCGATTTTACACCAGAGACCCATTTGGTAAATTGGTTAATATTTTAAGTCATATTGAACGCTAAATTTATTATATAACGATCAATCTGAATGGTCTCGGTTCGTCATTTCGAGCGGAGTGCAACGTAGTCGAGAAATATAACCTATTTAGATCTCTCCATTCTACCGCGCTCCAGTAGAGATGACTAATCGTCTTTTAGTTCAAAAACCCTTTAGCTTTTTCCAGTAATTCGCTGCCTTTTTTGCCAATTTCTTTCTTGCCCTTTTCAATGGTTGAGGGCTGAGTATACGCGTTCACCGAATTGGAAAGCGCTTTAAATTTGCCTATACCAGCGAATACTTCTTCAGTATAAGGAACACCCTGCTGTTTCATCAGTTTTTCCCAATCTATTTTCGAAAGCAGAGCTACCATATATTTTGTGGCAATTTTGCCGATAAATGCTTTATCGTACAGGTCGGTCAATGCCTTATCTGATTTACGGTCTTTTACGTAAACCATAGTTTGTTCTAGTGCTTCGCGTTCGCTGTTAGAAAATAACGCGCTTTTGCTCAGCTTTTCCAATGCAGGGAGCGACTTTCCGGGCTTTTCTTTCTTTAAATTCAAATAAGCCGTTATTCCCCAAACCAGTTCGTTTTGAATGCCCAGTTTATTCATGTCGCTTAAAAAAGCTTCAAAATCTTCGAGCGATCTTTCTTCATCAACTTTTCGCTCCATCCTCATGCGGTCAAAACCTCTAAAAAGATAATTCATGCTATGAAAAGCAACATGGGTTTGCGCATCATTTAAACGGCCCCAGCCAAAAAATGATTTGGTGTAGGGCAGTGGGATTTTCTCGTTTTTATCCAGCCATTTAATGTTTCTGGAAAGACCATCTTCAGATAAATAAAACAGGTTATTGCTAAAAAATAAGAAACCGCGGACAAATTCTAAAAGCGTCTTAATTTCGCAATCA
Encoded proteins:
- the msrA gene encoding peptide-methionine (S)-S-oxide reductase MsrA translates to MKKIILILLSVLALNQTQAQGKKTEKATFGMGCFWCTEAIFQRLKGVISVKSGYEGGTLTNPTYEEVCTGATGHAEVLEITYNPMVISYDDLLEVFWKSHDPTTLNRQGADSGTQYRSVVFYHTAEQKALAEKYKAELNKTNAYGKKVVTAIEAAKPFYIAENYHQNYFNKNGSEPYCRLVIQPKIEKLEKIFKAKLKN
- a CDS encoding VOC family protein, which produces MIKRIVLNINTQKIEEAASFYKDVLGLDLMMDHGWISTYGAAGQKMDVQISFASEGGSGTPTPDLSIEVENVDDILEKVKAAGFPIEYGPVDEPWGVRRFYTRDPFGKLVNILSHIER
- a CDS encoding isopenicillin N synthase family oxygenase translates to MSTPYIPCLDLGSYINGSAEDRKKFSDELGRAFNDSGFVTITNHGLSQELIDKLYENIKAAFALPVEIKRKYEKPELAGQRGYTSAGKETAKGAKTPDLKEFWQIGQEVTDGDPVKNEYPDNEILEELPEFNKVTGDIYKKLEENGTHLLRAIATYLELPINYFDKHVHNGNSILRGIHYFPIENPETIPDDAVRAGAHEDINLITLLIGASADGLEVLTRSNEWLPIKAHHTDIVVNVGDMLQRLTNNKLKSTTHRVVNPPRELMKTSRFSVPFFLHPRSDMDLTSLPSTIDAEHPKAYSDMTAGEYLDERLREIGLKK